Proteins encoded by one window of Vigna radiata var. radiata cultivar VC1973A chromosome 5, Vradiata_ver6, whole genome shotgun sequence:
- the LOC106762082 gene encoding uncharacterized protein LOC106762082, whose protein sequence is MVDMDGFGTGGDVGGVPNTEDLRQLGNVSTEGAVFDASQYAFFGSDSAVQEVELGGLEDDDDLIESNGEFIVNREEAEDLKSLSDIDDLSTTFWKLNKVVSGPKSTEYIGEQGSRQNSAAEWAQKDDVLNWYEQNAYDNEGSLDGRRMSSQPHSSLSQLHEPKALYRTSSYPEQPRQQQHHQLQPGESAPNWFDQHMYGTETTHDGKRWSSQPHSTIAHLQETRPLHRTSLYPDKQPEFPHFSSEPILVPNSSFTSYPPPSGRSQQASPSHNTGHLNIPYHAMGGQMALSPQNRTHFSNPALQLSGINHGPPFGGNMRQFPTGSPLNQIMQNQLVNQAGLYPGDHPNISSGLPMINKYDQMLGLMELRDQMPKSAQIGRPNLRFSPQGFDTSGLRSNSGWPRFRSKYMTTDEIENILRMQLAATHSNDPYVDDYYHQGCLAKKSSGAKLRHHFSPAQIRELPLRPSSNTEPHAFLQVDALGRVPFSSIRRPRPLLEVDPPNSSNVGSPEQSISEKPLEQEPMLAARVTIEDGIYLLLDVDDIDRFLRFNQLQDGGLQLKRKRQGLLEGLAASLQLVDPLGKNGRTVTLAAKDDFVFLRIVSLPKGRKLLARYLQLLFPGGDLMRVVCMAIFRHLRFLFGNLSSDPASADTINNLARVVSRCIREMDLSAISACLAAAVCISDPPPLRPLGSSAGDGASLILVSVLERATELLTDPHAASNYNIANRSLWQATFDEFFGLLTKYCVSKYDGVMQSFLIQGTPNMAAIGADAAKAISKEMPVELLRASLPHTNDHQKKLLLDFAQRSIPVVGFNGNSGGHGHHVNSESVLS, encoded by the exons ATGGTGGATATGGATGGGTTTGGAACTGGGGGTGATGTTGGGGGAGTTCCCAACACAGAGGATCTTAGGCAACTGGGGAATGTTTCCACAG AAGGTGCTGTTTTTGATGCATCACAATATGCTTTTTTTGGTTCGGATAGTGCTGTCCAAGAAGTTGAGCTGGGAGGgttagaagatgatgatgatttgattGAGTCTAATGGGGAATTCATTGTCAACAGAGAAGAG GCTGAGGATTTAAAATCTCTCTCTGACATTGATGATCTCAGTACTACATTTTGGAAG TTGAACAAGGTTGTAAGTGGACCAAAAAGCACAGAATATATTGGTGAACAGGGATCGAGACAAA ATTCTGCAGCTGAATGGGCACAGAAGGACGATGTTCTTAACTGGTATGAACAGAATGCTTATGATAATGAGGGTTCTCTGGATGGAAGAAGAATGTCATCGCAACCtcattcttctctctctcaGTTACATGAACCAAAGGCCTTGTACAGAACATCCTCGTATCCTGAGCAGCCTAGGCAGCAACAACATCACCAGCTCCAACCTGGTGAGTCGGCTCCCAACTGGTTTGATCAGCATATGTATGGTACTGAAACTACTCACGATGGAAAACGGTGGTCATCACAACCACATTCCACAATTGCTCACTTACAAGAAACAAGGCCATTGCATAGAACATCTTTATATCCTGATAAGCAGCCGGAATTTCCTCATTTTTCTAGTGAACCAATTTTGGTACCGAACTCTTCATTTACTTCTTATCCTCCGCCAAGTGGTAGATCTCAGCAGGCTTCTCCAAGTCATAATACAGGGCATTTAAACATTCCTTATCATGCTATGGGAGGTCAGATGGCACTATCACCTCAAAATCGTACTCATTTCTCCAATCCTGCATTACAGTTGAGTGGAATAAATCATGGGCCGCCTTTTGGTGGAAACATGCGCCAATTTCCTACTGGTTCTCCTCTTAATCAGATAATGCAGAATCAATTGGTAAACCAGGCTGGGTTATATCCTGGAGATCATCCCAATATTTCCTCAGGTTTACCAATGATTAACAAGTATGATCAGATGCTCGGACTGATGGAACTGAGGGACCAAATGCCAAAATCAGCTCAAATAGGTAGGCCGAATCTCCGGTTTTCCCCTCAGGGTTTTGATACAAGTGGCCTTAGAAGCAATAGTGGATGGCCTAGATTTAGATCCAAGTATATGACTACTGATGAAATTGAGAATATTCTTAGAATGCAGCTTGCGGCAACACATAGCAATGATCcatatgttgatgattattacCACCAAGGCTGTCTTGCAAAAAAGTCTTCTGGTGCTAAATTGAGGCACCACTTTAGTCCAGCTCAAATAAGGGAACTTCCTCTACGACCCTCTTCTAATACTGAACCACATGCTTTTCTTCAGGTTGATGCTCTAGGAAGGGTTCCATTCTCATCGATTCGCAGGCCCCGCCCTCTACTGGAAGTTGATCCTCCAAATTCCTCTAATGTAGGTAGCCCTGAGCAAAGCATTTCAGAGAAACCCCTTGAACAGGAACCAATGCTTGCAGCTAGGGTCACAATTGAAGATGGTATTTATCTTCTTCTTGATGTAGATGATATTGATCGTTTCCTACGTTTTAATCAGCTCCAAGATGGTGGTCTTCAGTTAAAACGGAAACGGCAGGGTCTTTTGGAAGGACTTGCTGCCTCTCTTCAGTTAGTTGATCCACTGGGAAAGAATGGGCGTACAGTTACACTTGCTGCCAAAGATGACTTTGTTTTTCTCAGGATAGTTTCTCTACCCAAGGGTAGAAAGCTTCTTGCTAGGTACCTACAACTGCTTTTTCCTGGTGGTGATCTAATGCGGGTAGTCTGCATGGCCATCTTTCGGCATTTAAGGTTTTTATTTGGTAATCTTTCCTCTGATCCAGCTTCAGCAGACACTATTAATAACCTTGCAAGGGTTGTTTCAAGATGCATCCGTGAAATGGATCTAAGTGCCATTAGTGCTTGTCTAGCAGCAGCTGTTTGTATTTCTGATCCACCGCCCCTACGTCCCCTTGGAAGTTCAGCTGGAGATGGGGCTTCCCTTATTCTAGTATCCGTACTTGAAAGGGCAACTGAACTTCTAACTGATCCTCATGCTGCTAGCAATTATAATATTGCAAACCGTTCACTTTGGCAGGCTACATTTGATGAATTCTTTGGCCTTCTGACCAAGTATTGTGTGAGTAAATATGATGGTGTAATGCAATCATTCCTTATACAAGGGACACCAAATATGGCTGCCATTGGTGCAGATGCTGCTAAAGCTATTAGCAAGGAAATGCCAGTTGAGCTATTACGTGCAAGTTTACCTCACACCAATGATCACCAGAAAAAACTATTACTTGATTTTGCTCAGCGCTCTATACCTGTTGTTGGATTTAATGGTAATTCAGGGGGCCATGGTCACCATGTGAACTCGGAGTCAGTGCTGAGTTAA